Part of the Synergistes jonesii genome is shown below.
GATGGCGCCCGGGGAGATAGACGCCGTGATAGTGTCTACGAATTCGCCGGAGACGCTCTGCCCCTGCTCGGCGGCGACGGTGCAGGGGACGATCGGCGCGGCCAAAGCCGGCGCCTTCGACGTGATATCCGGCTGCACGGGGAGCCTCACGGCGATGCTCTCGGCGATATCCTGCATTTCCTGCGGAGTCTGGGAGAACGCGCTCGTGATAGGCGCGGAGCGTTTTGAAAGCGTCATCGACTGGACGGATCGGAGCAGCGCGATTTTGTTCGGAGACGGCGCCGGCGCGTGCGTGCTTTCGCGCTCCGCAGCCGGAGGCGGCAGATTCATCTCCGGCAAGATCGCGGCCGACGGAGCGAAGCGCGACCTGATAACAATAGGCGGCGGCGGGAATCCGGCGAAACTCAGGATGAAGGGGCAGGAGGTCTTCAGATTCGTGAACGCGGCGCTTCCTCCTTTCATAAAAAATTTCTGCAAAGAGTCGGGGACGGACCCCCGCGATATAGATTTCTGGGTGCTGCATCAGGCGAACATACGGATAACCGAATCCCTCTTCAGACGCCTCGGCGTCCCGCAGGGGCGCACCTTCGCCAACCTTGAAAAGTACGGCAATACGTCCGCCGCTTCGCTTATGATAAATCTTGACGAAGCGATGAAGGCCGGGCGCATAAAAGCCGGAGAAAAGATTGCCTTCGCCGCGTTCGGAGCGGGCATGACGCTCGGCGCCCTGCTCTACTCGGCATAAGGGGAGATAATGTACAAAATGTTCGAGAACAACGCGGTAACTAAACTTCTTAAGACGAAATATCCGATCATCCAGGGGGGCATGGCGTGGGTCGCCGACGCGGACTTAGCCGCGGCCGTGAGCAACGGCGGCGGGCTCGGCGTAATCGCGGCCGCGAATATGCCTCCGGAGCTTCTGGAGCGTCAGATAGAAAAAATAAAGACTCTCACCGACAAGCCCTTCGGAGTGAATATAATGCTCATGTCCTCCACCGCGCGGGAGGCGGCGGAGATAGCGGCGAAGCACCGCGTCCCCGTCGTCACCACTGGGGCCGGGCAGCCGGGC
Proteins encoded:
- a CDS encoding 3-oxoacyl-ACP synthase III family protein; the protein is MAIIKGIPVRIAGTGKYIPEKVMTNADFEKIMETSDEWIRERTGIKERHFAAEGENCCDLAAKAALAALDDAGMAPGEIDAVIVSTNSPETLCPCSAATVQGTIGAAKAGAFDVISGCTGSLTAMLSAISCISCGVWENALVIGAERFESVIDWTDRSSAILFGDGAGACVLSRSAAGGGRFISGKIAADGAKRDLITIGGGGNPAKLRMKGQEVFRFVNAALPPFIKNFCKESGTDPRDIDFWVLHQANIRITESLFRRLGVPQGRTFANLEKYGNTSAASLMINLDEAMKAGRIKAGEKIAFAAFGAGMTLGALLYSA